One region of Leptotrichia trevisanii DSM 22070 genomic DNA includes:
- a CDS encoding DUF956 family protein — MAISMNTKVLFTTKANSLSGMFGNKNGNILVGDKAFEFYNNRNPEDYIQIPWGEIVRVRAQIFLKDKYIRGFFIDTKSAGSYNFVVKNAGKTLKTMRDFLGNEKIVRNKPVLSLKRVFDWFKKK, encoded by the coding sequence TTGGCTATTTCAATGAATACAAAAGTATTATTCACAACAAAGGCAAATTCTTTATCGGGAATGTTTGGAAACAAAAATGGAAATATACTTGTGGGGGACAAAGCCTTTGAATTCTATAATAACCGTAATCCTGAAGATTATATTCAGATTCCTTGGGGAGAAATTGTGAGAGTGAGGGCCCAAATCTTTTTAAAAGATAAATATATTCGTGGATTTTTTATAGATACAAAAAGTGCTGGCTCGTATAATTTTGTTGTAAAAAATGCTGGAAAAACGTTAAAGACAATGCGTGATTTTCTTGGAAATGAAAAAATTGTAAGAAATAAACCTGTATTGTCGCTAAAAAGAGTGTTTGACTGGTTTAAAAAGAAATAA